In Triticum aestivum cultivar Chinese Spring chromosome 5B, IWGSC CS RefSeq v2.1, whole genome shotgun sequence, the following proteins share a genomic window:
- the LOC123111327 gene encoding uncharacterized protein, translating to MELARMDPPGVELPKSCLLAIKPVVADSTTATHQTEHPDDSREISIQVSLFVHRPPLISYVVVWSTDARVTEEPFIHGTHGGLILLSMDISMEECPLREYYIYQPGCGHGGAGTPSLNLVPQLRCLVGQPCAVGLLSHGDGGDYYVALLTMQRKGEFELSLFCSKMETWTVKKPVLSPEDQAAFLLDDGGFEPNKVIAVGAVSWHSLTCLKAS from the coding sequence ATGGAGCTAGCTAGGATGGATCCACCCGGCGTCGAGCTCCCCAAGAGCTGCCTCCTCGCTATCAAGCCTGTGGTCGCCGATTCCACCACCGCCACCCACCAGACGGAGCACCCGGATGACTCTCGCGAGATCTCCATTCAGGTCAGCTTGTTCGTCCACCGCCCGCCTCTTATCTCCTACGTCGTTGTCTGGTCCACCGACGCCCGTGTCACCGAGGAGCCCTTCATCCACGGCACTCACGGCGGGCTCATCCTCCTTAGCATGGACATAAGCATGGAGGAATGTCCGCTCCGCGAATACTACATCTACCAGCCCGGCTGCGGCCACGGCGGCGCTGGCACTCCGTCGCTCAATCTGGTCCCGCAACTCAGGTGCTTGGTCGGCCAACCCTGTGCGGTCGGCCTCCTGTCACATGGCGACGGCGGAGACTACTATGTCGCGTTACTAACTATGCAGAGGAAAGGAGAGTTTGAGCTCTCCCTCTTCTGCTCCAAGATGGAAACTTGGACCGTCAAGAAGCCCGTCTTGTCACCGGAGGACCAAGCAGCCTTCTTACTGGATGACGGAGGCTTTGAGCCGAACAAGGTTATCGCCGTTGGTGCAGTGTCATGGCATTCGTTGACTTGTTTAAAGGCATCCTAA